Proteins co-encoded in one Brassica oleracea var. oleracea cultivar TO1000 chromosome C4, BOL, whole genome shotgun sequence genomic window:
- the LOC106338519 gene encoding uncharacterized protein LOC106338519, whose product MDYKSVDEDNSVLFKTGSMLRLCGEVVTEEELLEKTFSTFHSSNIILQQQYRMKGFATYTDLISCLLLAETNNELLMKNSEARPVGTAPLPEANEVEKKDPNECNYIQNDKRSHGKGRGGYRNRDRDNYSNSRDRYLAGRKGNHNNRGRGSNPGRGRGLKNKNPEAHMVHDSSYEADNESDIAKDDQMDFETSDCLKD is encoded by the exons ATGGATTATAAGTCAGTGGATGAGGACAATTCAGTCTTATTTAAGACGGGCTCGATGCTGAGACTTTGTGGTGAAGTTGTAACCGAAGAAGAGTTACTTGAGAAAACATTCTCTACATTTCATTCATCGAACATAATACTGCAGCAGCAGTACAGAATGAAAGGCTTCGCCACATACACTGATCTGATCTCGTGCCTGCTACTGGCCGAGACAAACAATGAGCTCCTGATGAAGAACAGTGAAGCTAGACCTGTTGGAACAGCTCCATTACCAGAGGCCAATGAAGTTGAAAAGAAAGATCCTAACGAGTGCAATTACATCCAGAATGATAAGAGATCACATGGCAAAGGCCGAGGTGGATACAGGAACCGTGATCGTGACAATTACTCAAACAGCCGAGATAGATACTTGGCCGGCCGGAAAGGAAACCATAATAACCGTGGTCGTGGTTCCAATCCCGGCCGTGGCCGAG GTCTGAAGAACAAGAACCCGGAGGCTCACATGGTTCATGATTCCAGTTATGAGGCTGATAATGAATCCGACATTGCTAAAGATGACCAAATGGATTTTGAGACTTCTGATTGTCTCAAAGACTAA
- the LOC106338520 gene encoding uncharacterized protein LOC106338520, with protein sequence MVKSWLLNSISPQIYRSILRLNDASDIWRDLHGRFHLTNLSRTFNLTQEIQDLRQGTMSLSEYYTTLKTLWDNLEGAYEPDKPFVCGNAASIQLKADRAKIVKFLAGLNESYNIIRRQIIMKKVLPSLDEIYNILDQDDSQKGFSTTVPSPTAFQVSKTNLTEQSISYVQNGPNKGHPICSFSKRVGHIAERCYKKHGFALGFVSKYKGNERPSSTPKVAAQVALSPLVNAESKNLTVENMIGNLSKDQIQQFIALFSSQLQSNSTYAPNEPSTSGINFSLSTQFFVGILMVSQNTMSSQTWVESFVNLPTGITIKISGVGKIQLKKHICLNNVLFIPEFRLNLLSISSLTSDIRSRVIFDPSSYTFQDPTRVLTIGQGRRIGNLYVLDTTAPHVSVNAVVDHGVWHMRLGHPSYHRLDVISEALGKGIKAFHFCPETPKQNSVVERKHQHILNVASAIMFQSHLPLPFWGESVLTAVFLINRTPSQVLQNKTPHEILTGKAPDYSQIKTLDAYVTPQLHQNRDISFNLVLKLVFIGYPSGFKGYKLLDLESNRTFITRNVTFHEDIFPLKKDSTSEKYLKSFTSIDSQLSGTTHSSSPHIIPPPATSLSSPLKSTSTPSIPIIPPEISPSRPRKQPAHLQDYYCNSLTDDTAHPISDFLSYSKLTPYHLAYINIITKIPIPTSYAEA encoded by the exons ATGGTTAAGTCATGGTTATTGAACTCTATATCTCCTCAGATATATCGCAGTATCTTAAGATTGAACGATGCTTCAGATATATGGCGTGATCTCCATGGGCGTTTCCATCTCACCAATCTCTCACGCACGTTCAACCTCACTCAAGAGATACAAGATTTGCGCCAAGGAACGATGTCTCTCTCAGAGTATTACACAACTTTGAAAACTCTTTGGGATAATCTTGAGGGTGCATATGAACCTGATAAACCTTTTGTTTGTGGTAATGCGGCTAGCATTCAATTGAAAGCAGACAGAGCTAAGATTGTTAAGTTCTTGGCTGGATTGAATGAGTCTTACAACATCATTCGACGACAGATAATCATGAAGAAAGTTCTCCCATCCCTTGATGAGATATATAACATTCTTGATCAAGACGACAGCCAGAAAGGATTCTCAACCACAGTACCATCTCCAACGGCTTTTCAAGTTTCTAAGACTAACTTGACTGAGCAAAGCATCTCATATGTTCAGAATGGTCCCAACAAAGGTCATCCTATCTGTTCCTTTTCTAAAAGAGTGGGGCACATAGCAGAGAGATGTTACAAGAAACATGGTTTTGCTCTTGGATTTGTCTCAAAATACAAAGGCAATGAGAGACCTTCTTCAACTCCTAAAGTCGCAGCTCAAGTTGCTCTATCTCCTCTGGTGAATGCAGAGTCAAAGAATTTGACAGTTGAGAACATGATTGGAAATCTAAGCAAAGATCAGATTCAACAATTCATTGCCTTGTTCAGTTCTCAACTTCAATCAAACTCCACCTATGCTCCTAATGAACCAAGCACCTCTGGTATCAATTTCTCTCTTTCCACACAATTCTTTGTTGGTATTCTGATGGTTTCTCAAAACACTATGTCATCTCAGACGTGGGTTGAGAGTTTTGTGAATTTACCAACAGGAATCACTATTAAGATCAGTGGTGTGGGGAAGATTCAACTCAAAAAACATATTTGTCTCAACAATGTGTTGTTTATTCCTGAATTCAGATTGAATCTACTCAGTATCAGCTCTCTGACTTCTGATATTAGATCTCGTGTGATATTTGATCCTTCTTCTTATACTTTCCAGGATCCTACCAGGGTGTTGACGATTGGTCAGGGTAGACGTATTGGAAACCTTTATGTGTTGGATACAACTGCTCCTCATGTCTCAGTTAATGCAGTTGTTGATCATGGAGTCTGGCACATGAGGTTAGGTCACCCTTCTTATCACAGATTGGATGTCATCTCTGAAGCGTTG GGGAAAGGGATTAAGGCTTTTCATTTTTGTCCAGAGACTCCAAAACAAAACTCAGTGGTTGAGCGTAAACATCAGCACATTCTCAACGTTGCTAGTGCCATCATGTTTCAGTCTCATTTACCATTACCGTTCTGGGGTGAGAGCGTCTTGACAGCAGTGTTTCTGATCAATAGGACTCCTTCTCAAGTTCTACAGAACAAGACACCGCATGAAATCTTAACGGGTAAAGCTCCAGATTACTCACAGATCAAGACGTTGGATGCTTATGTTACGCCTCAACTTCACCAAAACAGAGACATAAGTTTCAACCTCGTTCTAAAGCTTGTCTTCATTGGATATCCCTCAGGATTTAAGGGTTACAAGCTCCTGGATTTGGAAAGTAATAGAACTTTTATCACCAGAAATGTGACATTCCATGAGGATATATTCCCATTGAAGAAAGACTCTACATCTGAGAAGTATTTGAAGAGCTTCACATCGATAGACTCTCAGCTCTCAGGTACCACTCATTCATCATCACCTCATATCATTCCACCACCCGCTACATCTCTTTCATCACCACTCAAATCAACTTCTACTCCTTCCATTCCTATCATTCCACCAGAAATTTCTCCATCTCGTCCTCGTAAACAACCTGCTCATTTACAAGACTATTACTGTAACTCTCTCACTGATGATACAGCTCACCCAATTTCAGACTTTCTTTCATACTCTAAACTCACTCCATATCATCTTGCTTATATAAATATCATCACCAAAATACCTATCCCTACTTCGTATGCTGAAGCTTGA
- the LOC106340897 gene encoding uncharacterized protein LOC106340897, protein MHVRSLTMKSVVRCLLVVLTVMVTNIVEPIAGKVKNQQIELRLKQLNKQALKSLESSNGEIIDCISIANQPAFDHPMLKNHTIQMTPSSYPHEVLTEEDNAPTPSNDEEQPENTVQPWQLVGECPENTIPIKRITKEDLLREDNIKNHGNKSNISQPHQFYHPKDTTNYSGHEYAITSVSDGPYRGTKAQINVWKPRVQEVGESSISQISIIGGKFDAGLNSIQAGSHVHPALYGDDNPRFFIYWTRDNYQNTGCYNLRCPGFVQINKKLTPGYLLTPISTYNGPQVKFTIQMWKDPKTGNWWLQLNDQELIGYWPKEIFTNLADEGASVIEWGGEVVNKKKDGQHTTTEMGSGHFPSEGFGKASSFEVIKIIDMNNGLIDPVKVKTLVSRPACYDIKTGYDKKYEVFFYYGGPGRNPNCS, encoded by the exons ATGCATGTCCGTTCCTTGACGATGAAATCGGTTGTGAGATGTCTCCTGGTTGTGCTAACGGTGATGGTAACGAATATAGTGGAGCCAATAGCTGGAAAAGTTAAAAATCAACAGATTGAACTCAGGCTTAAGCAACTCAACAAGCAAGCTCTTAAATCCCTCGAG AGTTCAAACGGTGAAATAATTGATTGCATATCTATTGCGAACCAACCAGCTTTTGATCATCCCATGCTCAAAAACCATACGATTCAG ATGACACCTAGTTCTTATCCGCACGAGGTTTTAACCGAAGAAGACAATGCTCCAACACCAAGCAACGACGAAGAACAACCAGAAAATACAGTTCAGCCTTGGCAACTGGTAGGAGAGTGCCCTGAAAACACTATTCCAATCAAAAGAATAACAAAAGAAGATCTTCTAAGAGAAGATAATATAAAGAATCACGGGAATAAATCGAATATCTCTCAGCCTCATCAATTCTATCACCCGAAGGATACCACTAACTATAGTGGCCACGAG TATGCGATCACATCTGTTAGTGATGGTCCTTACCGCGGAACTAAAGCACAGATAAACGTGTGGAAACCACGGGTCCAAGAAGTAGGAGAATCCAGTATATCACAGATATCCATCATAGGAGGAAAATTTGATGCTGGTTTGAATTCAATACAAGCTGGTTCGCATGTCCACCCGGCTCTATATGGTGATGACAATCCTCGATTTTTTATTTACTGGACA AGAGACAATTACCAGAATACAGGATGCTACAATCTCAGGTGCCCCGGCTTTGTTCAAATTAACAAAAAACTGACCCCTGGTTATTTGTTAACACCCATCTCCACCTATAATGGTCCACAAGTTAAATTTACCATACAAATGTGGAAG GATCCAAAGACAGGAAACTGGTGGTTACAATTGAATGATCAAGAGTTGATAGGGTATTGGCCAAAAGAGATATTCACAAACCTTGCAGATGAAGGGGCAAGCGTGATTGAATGGGGAGGTGAAGTGGTGAACAAGAAGAAAGACGGACAACACACAACCACTGAAATGGGAAGTGGACACTTTCCAAGTGAAGGATTTGGAAAAGCAAGTAGCTTTGAAGTCATCAAAATCATTGATATGAATAATGGTTTAATAGATCCGGTTAAAGTTAAAACTTTAGTGAGTCGACCTGCTTGTTACGATATTAAAACAGGTTATGATAAAAAATACGAGGTTTTTTTCTACTATGGTGGTCCTGGTCGTAACCCGAATTGTTCTTAG
- the LOC106338521 gene encoding uncharacterized protein LOC106338521, giving the protein MPVRFLTLHSVVRCLMVVLTVMVTNIVEPVDGKVNISGQQKQETEFRLKQLNKQALNSIEMTPSSYPHEVLAEENNAPAPSNDEEQPENIVHPWQLVGECPENTIPIKRITKEDLLRIDDIKNYGKKLNISQPHQFYQPTDTSVDNGHEYAITYVNGGPYRGTKAQINVWKPRIEAGESSISQIWIFGGKFGPGLNTIEAGSHDPKTGNWWLQLNDQELIGYWPKELFTNLADEGASTIEWEGEVVNTKKDGQHTTTEMGSGHFPSEGFGKACSFEVIKIIDMNNGIIDPVGVQTLVSRPTCYDIKTGYDKLYEVFFYYGGPGRNPECL; this is encoded by the exons ATGCCTGTCCGTTTCTTGACGCTGCATTCGGTTGTAAGATGTCTCATGGTTGTGCTAACGGTGATGGTAACAAATATAGTGGAGCCAGTGGATGGAAAAGTCAACATTTCTGGTCAACAAAAGCAAGAGACTGAATTCAGGCTTAAGCAACTCAACAAGCAAGCTCTTAATTCCATCGAG ATGACACCTAGTTCTTATCCGCATGAGGTTTTAGCTGAAGAAAACAATGCTCCAGCACCAAGCAACGACGAAGAACAACCAGAAAATATAGTTCATCCTTGGCAATTGGTAGGAGAGTGCCCTGAAAACACTATTCCAATCAAAAGAATAACAAAAGAAGATCTTCTAAGAATAGATGATATCAAGAATTACGGGAAAAAATTGAATATCTCTCAGCCTCATCAATTTTATCAACCGACGGATACAAGTGTCGATAATGGCCACGAG TATGCTATCACATATGTTAATGGTGGTCCTTACCGCGGAACGAAAGCACAGATAAACGTATGGAAACCGCGGATAGAAGCAGGAGAATCCAGTATATCACAGATATGGATCTTTGGAGGCAAATTTGGTCCTGGTTTGAATACTATAGAAGCTGGTTCGCAT GATCCAAAGACAGGAAACTGGTGGTTACAATTGAATGATCAAGAGTTGATAGGGTATTGGCCAAAAGAGCTATTCACAAACCTTGCAGATGAAGGGGCAAGCACGATTGAATGGGAAGGTGAAGTGGTGAACACGAAGAAAGACGGACAACACACAACCACTGAAATGGGAAGTGGACACTTTCCAAGTGAAGGATTTGGAAAAGCATGTAGCTTTGAAGTCATCAAAATCATTGATATGAATAATGGTATAATAGATCCGGTTGGAGTTCAAACATTAGTGAGTCGGCCTACCTGTTACGATATTAAAACTGGTTATGATAAACTATACGAGGTTTTTTTCTACTATGGTGGTCCTGGTCGTAACCCCGAGTGTCTTTAG
- the LOC106340414 gene encoding SKP1-like protein 1A has translation MSKKIMLKSSDGESFEVEEEVARQSQTLANLIEDNCTDGEIPIANVTSKILGMVVEYCKKHVVVVDGGDDSSSSSTSEEDLKKWDADFMQIDQSTMYDLILAANYLNVASLLDLACQTVADMIAVCKSAAEIRAKFGIENDFTPEEEAEIVKENQWAFE, from the coding sequence ATGTCAAAGAAGATCATGTTGAAGAGCTCTGACGGAGAATCCTTCGAGGTGGAAGAAGAGGTTGCACGTCAATCACAGACTTTAGCAAATCTCATCGAAGACAATTGCACCGATGGCGAGATCCCGATTGCGAACGTCACAAGCAAAATCCTCGGCATGGTTGTAGAATATTGCAAGAAGCACGTCGTGGTGGTCGATGGAGGTGATGATTCATCTTCCTCCTCCACTTCCGAGGAGGATCTCAAGAAGTGGGACGCTGACTTCATGCAAATCGACCAGTCCACGATGTATGACCTAATCTTGGCTGCGAATTACCTAAACGTTGCAAGCCTGCTTGACCTCGCTTGCCAGACAGTTGCTGATATGATCGCAGTATGCAAGAGTGCTGCAGAGATTCGCGCAAAGTTTGGCATCGAGAATGATTTTACACCAGAGGAAGAAGCAGAGATTGTCAAGGAGAACCAATGGGCTTTTGAATGA